The Planctomycetaceae bacterium genome includes a region encoding these proteins:
- a CDS encoding helix-turn-helix domain-containing protein — MNETFLTVEGAANYLQVSRSIIYALIEAGKLACHRIGLGRGTIRISQHDIEAYLESCRQGDVTPPPPLPPPQKLKHIRL, encoded by the coding sequence ATGAATGAAACCTTCCTGACCGTCGAAGGGGCGGCCAACTACCTGCAGGTGAGCCGTTCGATCATTTACGCCCTGATCGAAGCCGGCAAACTCGCCTGCCACCGCATCGGCCTCGGCCGCGGCACGATCCGAATCTCCCAACACGACATCGAAGCGTACCTGGAATCCTGCCGACAGGGCGATGTCACGCCTCCGCCTCCGCTCCCGCCGCCACAGAAGCTGAAGCACATTCGCCTCTGA